The Flavobacterium johnsoniae UW101 genomic interval GTTGACGAAGATAGAAAGAGAATTCAATTGACAATGATTTTATAAAAATTCCAAAACTGGAATAATAAAAAAACTCCCAAATTACATTCGTAATTTGGGAGTTTCTATTTTTAGGATTATTTCAAAATCACTTTTTTGGTTATGCTTTTAAAATCATCATTAGATATTTTTACAAAATAAATTCCAGACGATTGAGAACCCAGGTTTATTTCGGTATTTTCAGATGTTGTTTTCTTTTGATAAATCACACTGCCTGAAGGCGAAATTACTGAAATAGTTGATTGCTGAGGTGCGTTAACTGTGATTCGATCAGGACTCGGATTTGGGTAAAGCGTAACTGTAGATTTTTCAATATCAAAAGTATCATTAGACAAATTGGCGTTTAGCGGTAAATAAAAATTACCTGTTAGTAAAAAGGAGTATAGTGTTTTTAGTGTATGATTAAAATAGCTGTTAGGCTCGTTAAGATTTTTTAAGTCGGTATAAGAAGCATCTAAATGGTTTTGATTTTCACCCGCCATCGCTGCACAGGCAAACGCCCCTACAAAAGTAGCATTATGCCATTGACCGCTTACGCTTCCGTTTTGATTGTAACCGTCTTTAATGTTTAAAGATCCGCCAAGATTGACACGAACAAAATCTGATGATTTTTTTGCATAAGCCTTAGCATCAGCATTTCCGTGCCATAAATAATCAACAGCGATTCTCCATGGGGTTCTTGCCGCGTCGTAAGTATACATTTTACCGCCATTAGCATAACCTCCTGCCTGAGAAGAATAAGCGCCGGAAGCTTCGCACCAGTCAGAAACCAAACCGCCTACAGCATTATTTTGCGTTAAATTGTTGTTGATAATAGTGTACGATTTCGCAGCAATCTGATTCCAGAAAGCGGTATCATTTGTAAAAGTTCCAAAAACTCTATAATAAGCAGGAGAGAAGTAAGACGGATTTGTAATCTGGCTTCCGCCAAATTGGTCTCCGGGTTTTAAAACATAAGTATTTGCTTCAACTTCGTGATTTTTTATGGCAGAAATTAGAGCCGTGGCGTCATTTTTATAATGAATAGTTCCGGCACTTGCCCATTGATAATCGGCAACGATAAGAGCAAAAGCAGCATCCAGTTCAGCATCAGTTGCTCCGTTTTGACCAATAGTTCCAGAACAGCCGTTAATTTTCCAATTCATTACTTTGTTATTGTTTACATTGTCTTTGTAATACAGCCAAAGCCCATCAAAAAGAGTTTTATCGGCCATATAAACGCTAAGCAGCATTCCATATCCAATTCCCTCAGAAACAGTTTCCCAGGAAGAATCAAATTTTACCCGATAGCGTCCATTAGAACAGCCTTCTACAAAATTGGTTTTCCAGGTATCATAATTGTTTTTTGCATCCTGACTGTTTTTGGCAGAAGGCATTAGGCCATTGTTAAAAACAACATTGGCCGGAAACGGCTGCTTTTGTGCATTACTTTCGAGACACAAAAAAGCAACAGTAATCAGAAGTAGGTTTTTCATAATTATTGTTTAATAAGTTTGGGACTCTAAAAGTAAGATTTTTTAGATATAAAAAAAATCCCAGACTACAATTCTATAAATTGCAGTCTGGGACTCATTGATAAGTTGAAGGTTACTATTTTTGTTCTTCCTCTTGTTTTTTAGCAGGAGCAGGTTGATCGTCTTTAGCAGCGTTTTTAAATTCCTTAATTCCACTTCCTAAACCTTTCATTAATTCTGGAATTTTTTTACCTCCAAAAAGTAATATCACAATACCTACGATAACAAGGATTTCTGTAAGACCTAATCTTCCCATGACTATTATATTTAATGCCGAAGCAAATTGATTTAAAATTTCACCGCAAAGGTATATAGAATATACGAACAACAAGTGTTTTTGGATTAAAATATTTGTTTTTTACTGCGTTAAATATTTTATAAAATCATTAAATTAATAATTTTAGACCTTTTTTTCAGTTATTAGCAAGACTATTAATTGCTATATTTGCTCGTATAAACTACCATAATGGCTAAGAAAAAGAAAAGAAACCTTAGAAAGAAATTATTCATCAAAAACCGACTGGTAATTTTGAATGAAGACACTTTTGAAGAGATTTTTTCATTCAGACTTACTTTAATGAACGTATTTGTAACGTTTACTTTAGGCGGTATATTTTTAATTTTAGTTACTACTTTTATTATTGCATTTACACCGCTCCGAGAATTTATTCCGGGTTATTCTTCTTCTGAATTGAAAAAAAATGCAACTAAGCTGGCGATAAAATCAGACTCACTAGAAACAGCGCTCAAAAAAAACGAAGCCTATATAAAAGGAGTTCAAAAAGTTTTGAAAGGGGAATTAGAATATGCTAAATTCAATAAAGATTCTATTTTGGCTGATGCCGATGTGCCAACAGACCTTAATATGAAAGCTTCTGAAGAAGAAATAAAATTGAGAGAAGATGTTGCCAAAACAGAGAAGGAGTCGGGTGAAAGTAAGACAAAGAAAAACAAGGGTGACAAAAAATAATACCACAAAAAATGTCAATTAAATCGATAGCAGCAAAGATATTTGCCCGCAAAATATACAATCAAACTCAAGCCTGGTCTGCTAAACCAGTCGAAACACAATTTGAAGTTTTTAAAAGTTTGATTCAAAATGCAAAAGACACCCAATTTGGAAAAGACCATCATTTTGATACTATAAAGACATTTGAAGATTTTCAGAAAAATGTTCCTGTTAGAGATTACGAAGATTTAAAAGACTATATCGAAAAGGTAAAAATTGGCGAAGAAAACATTTTGTGGAAAGGAAAACCGCTTTATTTTGCTAAAACATCGGGAACAACTTCGGGAGCTAAGTATATTCCGCTTACCAAAGAATCAATGCCTACGCATGTAAATGCTGCACGAAACGCAATTTTGCATTACATAAACGAAACCGGAAATGCTGATTTTGTTGATGGAAAAATGATTTTTTTGCAGGGAAGCCCAATTTTGACTGAAAAACACGGGATTAAATTTGGAAGGCTTTCTGGAATTGTGGCACATTTTGTTCCGAAATATTTACAAAAAAACCGAATGCCTTCGTGGGAAACCAATTGTATTGAAGACTGGGATACAAAAGTAAATGCGATTGTTGGCGAAACAATAAAAGAAAACATGTCTGTTATTTCCGGAATTCCGTCTTGGGTACAAATGTATTTTGAGCGTTTACAGGAAAAAAGCGACGGAAAAAAGATAGGAGAGATTTTTAAAAACTTTAATTTGTTTATTTATGGCGGTGTTAATTACGAACCCTACCGCGCTAAGTTTGAACAAATGATTGGTAAAAAAGTTGACAGCATTGAGTTGTTTCCTGCTTCTGAAGGTTTCTTTGCCTATCAGGATTCACAAAAAGAAAAAGGAATGCTGCTGCTTTTAAATTCGGGGATTTTCTATGAATTTATTAAAGCCGATGAGTTTTTTACCGAAAACCCAAAACGTTACACGATTGGCGAAGTTGAGATTGGCGTAAATTATGCATTAATTGTTTCTACAAATGCAGGACTTTGGGGATATAATATTGGAGATACGATTCAGTTTACTTCTTTAAAACCATATCGCATCATAGTTTCAGGACGTATAAAACATTATATTTCGGCTTTTGGAGAACATGTTATCGCTAACGAAGTCGAAAATGCAATGAAAGAGGCAACAGCGGGTACCAACATTGTAATAAATGAATTTACTGTTGCTCCGCAAATTACGCCTGCAAATGGACTGCCGTACCACGAATGGCTGATTGAGTTCGAAAAAGAGCCCGAAAATATGCAGGCTTTCGCCGAAGCTATAGACGATTCGATGCGAAAACAAAACATTTATTACGACGATTTAATTACCGGAAATGTGCTGCAAAAAGTTGTAATAACCAGAGTTTCAAAAAACGGATTTCAGGAATACATGAAATCGCAGGGAAAATTAGGCGGACAGAACAAAATTCCGAGATTGTCGAATGACAGAAAGATTGCAGATAATTTGAAATAGAAATGAGGTTTTTTACTCATGAAATATAAATATCATTTAAGGCCCGGATATAAATCTCAGGATTTGTTAATTGAAATATTTAGTGGAGCAGAAAACGAATATTTTCTTACCGATTTATTAGGTTCAATGGCATCAATAAACCCAAAAATTGATGAAATTAATGATCTTTGGATGAACGATGAAATTTTAATGGAAGTCAGTTCAGACATTGGTTTATTTTCCATTTCAAAAGACATTTGGGATTTTGCTTTTATAACGGCAGATGATAATCAGGAATGTATCATTAAAATAGATTTACTTTTAGATACAAATAAACACTTTCAAAAAGTTGAGGTTGATTTTGAAAAATATAAATAATGGATGTTCATACACCTTACGAACAAATTAAAAATCGAGAATGTGATTTTATAGTTACCTATAGATTTTTTACACCAGACGAAGGAGGTCGAAAAACAGGAAATCCAATGCAAGGGTATCGTTCTGATTTTATGTATTCTGAAGATGAAGAAGCAAAAAAATTATGGATGATTTGGCCTGAATTTTTAGATAATGACAATAATATTATTTTAGATAAATCATTACGAGTTCCAACTTCTGGAAAAGCAAAAATGTGGATATTAAATGAAAGCCTTATTGAACTTCATAAAGAACGAATTAAAATTGGTTTAAAAGGTTTTTTTATGGAAGGACCTCATAAGGCAGCTGAATGCGAAGTTATCGAAGTTGTAAATCCTAATTTAAAATAAATGTTATAATTAAAACACATTTCTAGTTTTCAACAAAAATAATATTAATATTTCCTACTTTCGTTTATCGAAAAGATAGAATGGTCTTCACTATTACGAAGATTTTAAATACATATAGAATGAAAGAAACTAAACATATATCAAGATCAAGAGCTCAGGAATCATCGGCAGCGATTGAAAAAATGTACATTACAATGCGCCATTTATTTAACCGTGGTTTTTATAAACCAATGGGGGTTTCTGGCGACAGCTTACGCGAATCATTATTAGCATTACGTCCTGAAATCTACGGAAATATTGCCGAAGAAAAAGTAGAACTAAACGGACTTTTATACGTTATAGAACGTCTTCCAATAGGAATAGAACAATGCCGATTTATCAATTTAACTTCTGATGAAGGATATTCTAAATCACATTTTCAGCCAATTGTTCCTCCAAAAAGAAGAAGAAACTGTTACAGAATCGACGAAGAACAAATGAATGTCGAAATCACGCGCGGACGTTCAGACATTTATGATATCCTGACGCATTTGACTTTTATTTTCATCGAATCACACAAAATAAAAAACAGAGTTTTAATTGACGATGGCGGAGAAGTTTCGCGTGATTGGTTAAAATTAGAACAAGCTGTAACGCAAACCAAAAAGCTGACACAGATTGAAAAAGAAAAAGCGATTTCGCACGCAGCAAATATTTTAGCCAGAACTTTTGAAGAAGTTTTGGATATCTACGATGCTTTTGGTTCAGAAAGTGCGCCAGATCGTTTTTTGCATGTAATTTATTGGTTAGGAAAATTAGCGATCGAAGAAATTGTTGAAAACAACAAACGCACAATAACTTTTAGTCCCGTTCTACGTGAACGATTAGGACACCATATTCACGGAGAAATCTGGGCTACTAACATTAAGGAAGTTTTAAAGGCAAACAGCCTTTTAAAACGTCCAATTCACGTAATTAGTGCCAATATGCATAGTGTGATGAACTCAATTTTTGCGACACCTTTATTAACATCAAAATTTAAAGGCAAAACAGATTTCTTTATTTATGAGGAATTGAGCAATTCAGGTTCAAAAGAAATAAGATCTCAGGTTGAAGAACTAGCTTTGAAAAATGGAATGATTTCTCTTCCAGACACATCAGGAACTAATATCGACGTCCAGATTTTTGATACTGCCAAAATTGACTGGGCAAAAACTGCATTTTCTCATGCCAATGTAGGCGAAGAAAAACCGGTTATTATTGTAATGGACTATGCTTTTGGTGAGCAGGCTTATGAAACTATAGACGAGCTTTTAAAACCTTATAAAAAAGAAACATTACTAAATGTAAAATCGGTTTCTATAATGGGTAAAGCCGGAATTCTGGAAGGTGGAAAAGGAGATATCATGATTCCATCGGCACATATAAACGAAGGAACGGCAGATAATTATTTCTTTGAAAACGAACTTACAGGCGCAATGTTCGAAGGAAACGATATTGACATTTATGAAGGTGCAATGGTAACGGTTTTAGGAACATCATTACAAAACCGAGATTTATTGAAATTCTTTCACGAGTCGACTTGGGGTGTAATTGGTCTTGAAATGGAAGGATCTTATTACCAAAAAGCAATTCAGTCGGCATCAAAAATTAGAAAAAGCGTTCCTCAAGATATTAAAGTTCGTTATGCTTATTATGCTTCAGATAATCCATTAGAAACCGGAAGTACATTGGCTTCGGGCGGATTAGGAACGACTGGAGTAAAACCAACGTATTTAATTACGATTAAGATTTTAGAACAGATTTTCAACATCAAATAATAATTGTAAATGAGTACAAAAGTACCGCAGGATATCACAGATCAAGAGGTTGATTTGGTTTTGATTTCAAAAAAAATAAGTAACTTTTTTGAAAGAATTAATACTTCTATCTTTAGAAGCATTCAATTCTTTATACGAAATTGGCTGATTGTCTTGATTTTAGTTGTTGTAGGATTTGGAACAGGACTTTTTTTAGATAAGACTCAAAAAACATATAATAATCAAATAATTGTAACACCAAATTTTGGCAGTGTCGATTATTTATACGGTAAGGTTGATTTAATTCAATCGAAAATTATAACTGATGACAAATCATTTTTTAATAAAATTGGATTAACAGAGAATTCAAGAATATCCAATATAAAAATAGAACCAATTGTTGATGTTTTTAAGTTTGTTAATAACAATGAGCAAAATTTAGAGGTTTTAAAGTTAATGACAAACGGAGACTTAAAATCTATAATTAAGGAAACAACCACTACTAAAAATTATCCTTTTTACATTATTACTTTTTCAACCAAATTTCCATTGAAAGATGAAAATACGGTAAAAGCATTATTGAATTATTTTAATACAAGTGATTATTATGCTGAGGTACAAAAAACAACTGTAGATAATATCAAACAAAAGATAAAGGCAAATGATCAAATTCTTTTGCAAATTGATAATATTCTAAACAAATTTTCTAATTCAGAATCGTTGGGTTCAGTAAAAAATGATAAGCTGGTATATTATAATGAAAACATACAGCTTAATGATATACTTAAAACAAAAGAAGGTCTTGTTAGAGAAAATGGAGTCTTAAAAGTAGAGTTAATTACTTCTAATAAAATTATAAAAGAAAGTTCAATCGTTACAAATATTGAAAATTTTGAAACTTTAAAGGGAAAAATGAGGTTTATTTTACCATTTTTGTTTGTATTTGCTTTTATTAGTATAGTATTTTTAAAAAGATTTTATAAAAAACAACAGGCATTACAAGCCTAATTATTATCGTAGGCAGTCATTTCTTATTTTTAAGATGAAAAACATTTTATTACTTAAATTAAATAATGAAAGACTAAGAGAGATTTTATTTTTTTTAGGAGTCTTATTATTGATAATAATTCCAAAAGGAGGATTTAAGATTGCCGGAATTCCTTTGACATGGGGATATTTATATCTGGGTTTTTTATTAATTCTTTCGACAATTATTATAGTCAGCAAATATAAATTCCCGGTTAACAGCCGGCATTTTATGTGCTATGTGGCAACTTTACCATTTGTGGTATATTTTTCACTTCATTTATTAATATTTGGATACGAAGGTTCAACGGGTAATTTTATTGCTTTCTACATCAGCTTTGTTTTCCTGCCTTTTTTATTTTATATTATTTTAGGATATTTTCTAACTAAAATAAATCATGATTATATTGAAAAAATAATAGCTAATGCTGTTTTTCTAATCTCTGTTTATGGTATTTTCTTGTTTTCATACAAACAGATTTATGGTCATTTTTTAGAAATTCCCTATATAACGGTTAATGCTGATGATTTGGGAGAGCTGGCAAGATCTAAATTTAATCAAAGAGGTTCTATTGCTAAATTAATCTCAACGTATAATAATGGAAATATTTTTGGAGTATGTACTTTAATGCTTTTTCCTGTTTTTTATAAAAAAACAACATCAAAAATTAAAATTTTCATTGTTATCCTGGCTTTACTATTAACCTTATCAAGAACAGTTTGGATTGGTTTACTTTTCTTCTTTTTAATTCTTTATAGGAATAAATTATATCAATTAGCTAAAATTTATCTTGCAGGAGCGATTTTACTTTTTGTTA includes:
- a CDS encoding Sec-independent protein translocase subunit TatA/TatB, giving the protein MGRLGLTEILVIVGIVILLFGGKKIPELMKGLGSGIKEFKNAAKDDQPAPAKKQEEEQK
- a CDS encoding O-antigen ligase family protein; protein product: MKNILLLKLNNERLREILFFLGVLLLIIIPKGGFKIAGIPLTWGYLYLGFLLILSTIIIVSKYKFPVNSRHFMCYVATLPFVVYFSLHLLIFGYEGSTGNFIAFYISFVFLPFLFYIILGYFLTKINHDYIEKIIANAVFLISVYGIFLFSYKQIYGHFLEIPYITVNADDLGELARSKFNQRGSIAKLISTYNNGNIFGVCTLMLFPVFYKKTTSKIKIFIVILALLLTLSRTVWIGLLFFFLILYRNKLYQLAKIYLAGAILLFVIGSVLMTRYFQYGSLEGFILDSNLGGRILQIRKVNDITLFGNGPYTIIDEIVYLSIFRQFGIVGLFLFCVSFFAPVYIFLQTKNNNQVYLLGILTYLFVCLSDGCMLLIPTLVFFYFICTMAFIRHNRAEE
- a CDS encoding glycosyl hydrolase family 8, coding for MKNLLLITVAFLCLESNAQKQPFPANVVFNNGLMPSAKNSQDAKNNYDTWKTNFVEGCSNGRYRVKFDSSWETVSEGIGYGMLLSVYMADKTLFDGLWLYYKDNVNNNKVMNWKINGCSGTIGQNGATDAELDAAFALIVADYQWASAGTIHYKNDATALISAIKNHEVEANTYVLKPGDQFGGSQITNPSYFSPAYYRVFGTFTNDTAFWNQIAAKSYTIINNNLTQNNAVGGLVSDWCEASGAYSSQAGGYANGGKMYTYDAARTPWRIAVDYLWHGNADAKAYAKKSSDFVRVNLGGSLNIKDGYNQNGSVSGQWHNATFVGAFACAAMAGENQNHLDASYTDLKNLNEPNSYFNHTLKTLYSFLLTGNFYLPLNANLSNDTFDIEKSTVTLYPNPSPDRITVNAPQQSTISVISPSGSVIYQKKTTSENTEINLGSQSSGIYFVKISNDDFKSITKKVILK
- a CDS encoding DUF6909 family protein, with product MKETKHISRSRAQESSAAIEKMYITMRHLFNRGFYKPMGVSGDSLRESLLALRPEIYGNIAEEKVELNGLLYVIERLPIGIEQCRFINLTSDEGYSKSHFQPIVPPKRRRNCYRIDEEQMNVEITRGRSDIYDILTHLTFIFIESHKIKNRVLIDDGGEVSRDWLKLEQAVTQTKKLTQIEKEKAISHAANILARTFEEVLDIYDAFGSESAPDRFLHVIYWLGKLAIEEIVENNKRTITFSPVLRERLGHHIHGEIWATNIKEVLKANSLLKRPIHVISANMHSVMNSIFATPLLTSKFKGKTDFFIYEELSNSGSKEIRSQVEELALKNGMISLPDTSGTNIDVQIFDTAKIDWAKTAFSHANVGEEKPVIIVMDYAFGEQAYETIDELLKPYKKETLLNVKSVSIMGKAGILEGGKGDIMIPSAHINEGTADNYFFENELTGAMFEGNDIDIYEGAMVTVLGTSLQNRDLLKFFHESTWGVIGLEMEGSYYQKAIQSASKIRKSVPQDIKVRYAYYASDNPLETGSTLASGGLGTTGVKPTYLITIKILEQIFNIK
- a CDS encoding GH3 auxin-responsive promoter family protein, which produces MSIKSIAAKIFARKIYNQTQAWSAKPVETQFEVFKSLIQNAKDTQFGKDHHFDTIKTFEDFQKNVPVRDYEDLKDYIEKVKIGEENILWKGKPLYFAKTSGTTSGAKYIPLTKESMPTHVNAARNAILHYINETGNADFVDGKMIFLQGSPILTEKHGIKFGRLSGIVAHFVPKYLQKNRMPSWETNCIEDWDTKVNAIVGETIKENMSVISGIPSWVQMYFERLQEKSDGKKIGEIFKNFNLFIYGGVNYEPYRAKFEQMIGKKVDSIELFPASEGFFAYQDSQKEKGMLLLLNSGIFYEFIKADEFFTENPKRYTIGEVEIGVNYALIVSTNAGLWGYNIGDTIQFTSLKPYRIIVSGRIKHYISAFGEHVIANEVENAMKEATAGTNIVINEFTVAPQITPANGLPYHEWLIEFEKEPENMQAFAEAIDDSMRKQNIYYDDLITGNVLQKVVITRVSKNGFQEYMKSQGKLGGQNKIPRLSNDRKIADNLK